A window from Manis javanica isolate MJ-LG chromosome 10, MJ_LKY, whole genome shotgun sequence encodes these proteins:
- the TFR2 gene encoding transferrin receptor protein 2 isoform X2: MERLWSLLQRTQRLSPRPSQTIYKRVEGTQQWRLEEELEDGEDGAEPPAHFCPMELRGPDLGSRPRRQNLGFWAAAGRRAAPYLVLTTLLIFTGAFLLGYVAFRGSCQACGDDVLVVSEDLSYEPVLDSQQGTLYWSDLQAMFLQLLREGSLEDTIRLTSFRERVSGSAGMAALAQDIRAALSSQKLDHVWTDTHYVGLQFPDPARPNTLRWADTAGRPGEQLPLEDPDVYCPYSATGNATGELVYAHYGRREDLQDLRARGLEPAGRLLLVRLGVISFAQKVASAQDFGARGVLIYPDPADFSQDPHKLSLSSHRAVYGHVHMGTGDPYTPGFPSFNQTQFPPVQSSGLPGIPAQPISADIASLLLRKLKGPVAPQEWQGHLPGSSYHLGPGPGLHLVVNNHRVSTPISNIFGCIEGRSEPDHYVVIGAQRDAWGPGAAQSAVGTGILLELVRTFSSMASGHAEAFSSSAGMEGYLSVLHLKAVVYVSLDNAVLGDDKFHAKTSPLLISLIENILKQVDSPNRSGQTLYEQVVVNNHSWDAEVIRPLPMDSSAYSFTAFAGVPAVEFSFTEDGQAYPFLHTKDDTYENLHKVLRGRLPAVAQAVAQLAGQLLIRLSHDHLLPLDFARYGDVVLRHIGCLNEFSGDLKARGLTLQWVYSARGDYIRAAEKLRKEIYSSEDSDERLMRMYNVRIMREEGEDQQSQNRSLMEKQRGEERQSQVEFYFLSQYVSPADSPFRHIFLGRGDHTLGALLDHVRLLRSGSSADPGAPSPRVAPGLGFQESRFRRQLALLTWTLQGAANALSGDVWNIDNNF; encoded by the exons ATGGAGCGGCTTTGGAGTCTACTCCAGAGAACG CAAAGGTTGTCCCCACGACCCTCTCAGACCATCTACAAGCGTGTAGAAGGCACCCAGCAGTGGCGCCTTGAAGAGGAATTGGAAGACGGAGAGGAcggggctgagccaccagcccACTTCTGTCCCATGGAGCTGAGGGGCCCCGACCTGGGCTCTCGACCTAGGCGGCAAAACCTCGGATTCTGGGCAGCAGCAGGACGAAGGGCTGCCCCCTACCTAGTCCTGACCACCCTGCTGATCTTCACTGGAG CCTTCCTTCTGGGCTATGTGGCCTTCCGAGGGTCCTGCCAGGCATGTGGAGATGACGTATTGGTGGTCAGTGAAGACCTGAGCTATGAGCCAGTCCTGGACTCTCAGCAGGGCACGTTGTACTGGAGTGACCTCCAGGCCATGTTCCTGCAGCTCCTGAGGGAGGGGTCTCTGGAGGACACCATCAG GCTAACCAGCTTTCGGGAAAGGGTGTCCGGCTCTGCTGGAATGGCAGCCCTGGCCCAGGACATCCGCGCGGCGCTCTCGAGCCAGAAGCTGGACCACGTGTGGACAGACACGCACTACGTGGGGCTGCAGTTCCCGGACCC GGCTCGCCCCAACACACTTCGCTGGGCCGACACGGCCGGGAGGCCTGGGGAGCAGCTGCCGCTGGAGGACCCCGACGTCTACTGTCCCTACAGCGCCACGGGCAACGCCACG GGAGAGCTGGTGTACGCCCACTACGGGCGGCGGGAAGACCTGCAGGACCTGCGGGCCCGTGGCTTGGAGCCGGCGGGGCGCCTCCTTCTGGTGCGCTTAGGGGTGATCAGCTTTGCGCAGAAG GTGGCCAGTGCCCAGGACTTTGGGGCCAGAGGAGTGCTCATATACCCCGACCCTGCAGACTTCTCCCAAGACCCACACAAGCTCAGCCTGTCCAGCCACCGGGCTGTGTATGGACAT GTGCACATGGGAACTGGGGACCCCTACACACCTGGCTTCCCTTCTTTCAATCAAACCCAGTTCCCTCCTGTCCAGTCCTCGGGCCTGCCTGGCATCCCAGCCCAGCCCATTAGTGCAGACATCGCCTCCCTGCTGCTGAG GAAGCTCAAAGGTCCTGTGGCCCCTCAGGAATGGCAAGGACACCTCCCAGGCTCTTCTTACCAcctgggccctgggccaggcctgcACCTAGTGGTCAACAACCACAGGGTCTCCACCCCCATCAGCAACATCTTTGGCTGCATTGAGGGCCGCTCAGAGCCAG ATCACTATGTTGTCATCGGGGCCCAGAGGGATGCGtggggcccaggagcagcccagTCTGCTGTGGGAACTGGCATACTGCTGGAGCTGGTTCGGACCTTTTCCTCCATG GCTTCCGGCCACGCAGAAGCCTTCTCTTCATCAGCTGGGATGGAG GGCTACCTCAGTGTACTGCACCTCAAAGCCGTAGTCTACGTGAGCCTGGACAATGCAGTGCTGG gGGATGACAAATTTCATGCCAAGACCAGCCCACTTCTGATCAGCCTCATTGAGAACATCCTGAAGCAG gtgGACTCTCCTAACCGCAGTGGGCAGACTCTCTATGAGCAGGTGGTGGTCAACAATCACAGCTGGGATGCTGAGGT GATCCGACCGCTGCCCATGGACAGCAGTGCCTATTCCTTCACGGCCTTTGCCGGGGTCCCTGCCGTAGAGTTCTCTTTCACGGAG GATGGCCAGGCGTACCCGTTCCTGCACACTAAGGACGACACATACGAGAACCTACACAAGGTGTTGCGGGGCCGCCTGCCCGCCGTGGCCCAGGCCGTGGCCCAGCTCGCTGGGCAGCTCCTCATCCGGCTCAGCCACGATCACCTACTGCCCCTGGACTTCGCTCGCTACGGGGACGTGGTCCTCAGGCACATCGGCTGCCTCAACGAGTTCTCTGGGGACCTCAAG GCCCGCGGGCTGACCCTCCAGTGGGTGTACTCGGCGCGGGGGGACTACATCCGGGCCGCCGAGAAGCTGCGGAAGGAGATATACAGTTCGGAGGACAGTGACGAAAGGCTGATGCGCATGTACAACGTGCGCATCATGCGG GAGGAGGGTGAGGACCAGCAGAGCCAGAACAGGAGCCTTATGGAGAAACAGAGGGGTGAAGAGCGTCAGAGTCAG GTGGAGTTCTACTTTCTGTCCCAGTACGTGTCGCCGGCCGACTCGCCGTTCCGCCACATCTTCCTGGGCCGCGGAGACCACACGCTGGGCGCCCTGCTGGACCACGTGCGGCTGCTGCGCTCGGGAAGCTCCGCTGACCCTGGGGCCCCCTCTCCCCGGGTGGCGCCCGGCCTGGGCTTCCAGGAAAGCCGCTTCCGGCGCCAGCTGGCCCTGCTCACCTGGACGCTGCAGGGGGCAGCAAATGCACTTAGCGGGGATGTCTGGAACATCGATAACAACTTCTGA
- the TFR2 gene encoding transferrin receptor protein 2 isoform X4, protein MERLWSLLQRTQRLSPRPSQTIYKRVEGTQQWRLEEELEDGEDGAEPPAHFCPMELRGPDLGSRPRRQNLGFWAAAGRRAAPYLVLTTLLIFTGAFLLGYVAFRGSCQACGDDVLVVSEDLSYEPVLDSQQGTLYWSDLQAMFLQLLREGSLEDTIRLTSFRERVSGSAGMAALAQDIRAALSSQKLDHVWTDTHYVGLQFPDPARPNTLRWADTAGRPGEQLPLEDPDVYCPYSATGNATGELVYAHYGRREDLQDLRARGLEPAGRLLLVRLGVISFAQKVASAQDFGARGVLIYPDPADFSQDPHKLSLSSHRAVYGHVHMGTGDPYTPGFPSFNQTQFPPVQSSGLPGIPAQPISADIASLLLRKLKGPVAPQEWQGHLPGSSYHLGPGPGLHLVVNNHRVSTPISNIFGCIEGRSEPDHYVVIGAQRDAWGPGAAQSAVGTGILLELVRTFSSMVSNGFRPRRSLLFISWDGGDFGSVGSMEWLEGYLSVLHLKAVVYVSLDNAVLGDDKFHAKTSPLLISLIENILKQVDSPNRSGQTLYEQVVVNNHSWDAEVIRPLPMDSSAYSFTAFAGVPAVEFSFTEDGQAYPFLHTKDDTYENLHKVLRGRLPAVAQAVAQLAGQLLIRLSHDHLLPLDFARYGDVVLRHIGCLNEFSGDLKARGLTLQWVYSARGDYIRAAEKLRKEIYSSEDSDERLMRMYNVRIMRVEFYFLSQYVSPADSPFRHIFLGRGDHTLGALLDHVRLLRSGSSADPGAPSPRVAPGLGFQESRFRRQLALLTWTLQGAANALSGDVWNIDNNF, encoded by the exons ATGGAGCGGCTTTGGAGTCTACTCCAGAGAACG CAAAGGTTGTCCCCACGACCCTCTCAGACCATCTACAAGCGTGTAGAAGGCACCCAGCAGTGGCGCCTTGAAGAGGAATTGGAAGACGGAGAGGAcggggctgagccaccagcccACTTCTGTCCCATGGAGCTGAGGGGCCCCGACCTGGGCTCTCGACCTAGGCGGCAAAACCTCGGATTCTGGGCAGCAGCAGGACGAAGGGCTGCCCCCTACCTAGTCCTGACCACCCTGCTGATCTTCACTGGAG CCTTCCTTCTGGGCTATGTGGCCTTCCGAGGGTCCTGCCAGGCATGTGGAGATGACGTATTGGTGGTCAGTGAAGACCTGAGCTATGAGCCAGTCCTGGACTCTCAGCAGGGCACGTTGTACTGGAGTGACCTCCAGGCCATGTTCCTGCAGCTCCTGAGGGAGGGGTCTCTGGAGGACACCATCAG GCTAACCAGCTTTCGGGAAAGGGTGTCCGGCTCTGCTGGAATGGCAGCCCTGGCCCAGGACATCCGCGCGGCGCTCTCGAGCCAGAAGCTGGACCACGTGTGGACAGACACGCACTACGTGGGGCTGCAGTTCCCGGACCC GGCTCGCCCCAACACACTTCGCTGGGCCGACACGGCCGGGAGGCCTGGGGAGCAGCTGCCGCTGGAGGACCCCGACGTCTACTGTCCCTACAGCGCCACGGGCAACGCCACG GGAGAGCTGGTGTACGCCCACTACGGGCGGCGGGAAGACCTGCAGGACCTGCGGGCCCGTGGCTTGGAGCCGGCGGGGCGCCTCCTTCTGGTGCGCTTAGGGGTGATCAGCTTTGCGCAGAAG GTGGCCAGTGCCCAGGACTTTGGGGCCAGAGGAGTGCTCATATACCCCGACCCTGCAGACTTCTCCCAAGACCCACACAAGCTCAGCCTGTCCAGCCACCGGGCTGTGTATGGACAT GTGCACATGGGAACTGGGGACCCCTACACACCTGGCTTCCCTTCTTTCAATCAAACCCAGTTCCCTCCTGTCCAGTCCTCGGGCCTGCCTGGCATCCCAGCCCAGCCCATTAGTGCAGACATCGCCTCCCTGCTGCTGAG GAAGCTCAAAGGTCCTGTGGCCCCTCAGGAATGGCAAGGACACCTCCCAGGCTCTTCTTACCAcctgggccctgggccaggcctgcACCTAGTGGTCAACAACCACAGGGTCTCCACCCCCATCAGCAACATCTTTGGCTGCATTGAGGGCCGCTCAGAGCCAG ATCACTATGTTGTCATCGGGGCCCAGAGGGATGCGtggggcccaggagcagcccagTCTGCTGTGGGAACTGGCATACTGCTGGAGCTGGTTCGGACCTTTTCCTCCATGGTGAGCAATG GCTTCCGGCCACGCAGAAGCCTTCTCTTCATCAGCTGGGATGGAGGTGACTTTGGGAGTGTGGGCTCCATGGAGTGGCTGGAG GGCTACCTCAGTGTACTGCACCTCAAAGCCGTAGTCTACGTGAGCCTGGACAATGCAGTGCTGG gGGATGACAAATTTCATGCCAAGACCAGCCCACTTCTGATCAGCCTCATTGAGAACATCCTGAAGCAG gtgGACTCTCCTAACCGCAGTGGGCAGACTCTCTATGAGCAGGTGGTGGTCAACAATCACAGCTGGGATGCTGAGGT GATCCGACCGCTGCCCATGGACAGCAGTGCCTATTCCTTCACGGCCTTTGCCGGGGTCCCTGCCGTAGAGTTCTCTTTCACGGAG GATGGCCAGGCGTACCCGTTCCTGCACACTAAGGACGACACATACGAGAACCTACACAAGGTGTTGCGGGGCCGCCTGCCCGCCGTGGCCCAGGCCGTGGCCCAGCTCGCTGGGCAGCTCCTCATCCGGCTCAGCCACGATCACCTACTGCCCCTGGACTTCGCTCGCTACGGGGACGTGGTCCTCAGGCACATCGGCTGCCTCAACGAGTTCTCTGGGGACCTCAAG GCCCGCGGGCTGACCCTCCAGTGGGTGTACTCGGCGCGGGGGGACTACATCCGGGCCGCCGAGAAGCTGCGGAAGGAGATATACAGTTCGGAGGACAGTGACGAAAGGCTGATGCGCATGTACAACGTGCGCATCATGCGG GTGGAGTTCTACTTTCTGTCCCAGTACGTGTCGCCGGCCGACTCGCCGTTCCGCCACATCTTCCTGGGCCGCGGAGACCACACGCTGGGCGCCCTGCTGGACCACGTGCGGCTGCTGCGCTCGGGAAGCTCCGCTGACCCTGGGGCCCCCTCTCCCCGGGTGGCGCCCGGCCTGGGCTTCCAGGAAAGCCGCTTCCGGCGCCAGCTGGCCCTGCTCACCTGGACGCTGCAGGGGGCAGCAAATGCACTTAGCGGGGATGTCTGGAACATCGATAACAACTTCTGA
- the TFR2 gene encoding transferrin receptor protein 2 isoform X1 has translation MERLWSLLQRTQRLSPRPSQTIYKRVEGTQQWRLEEELEDGEDGAEPPAHFCPMELRGPDLGSRPRRQNLGFWAAAGRRAAPYLVLTTLLIFTGAFLLGYVAFRGSCQACGDDVLVVSEDLSYEPVLDSQQGTLYWSDLQAMFLQLLREGSLEDTIRLTSFRERVSGSAGMAALAQDIRAALSSQKLDHVWTDTHYVGLQFPDPARPNTLRWADTAGRPGEQLPLEDPDVYCPYSATGNATGELVYAHYGRREDLQDLRARGLEPAGRLLLVRLGVISFAQKVASAQDFGARGVLIYPDPADFSQDPHKLSLSSHRAVYGHVHMGTGDPYTPGFPSFNQTQFPPVQSSGLPGIPAQPISADIASLLLRKLKGPVAPQEWQGHLPGSSYHLGPGPGLHLVVNNHRVSTPISNIFGCIEGRSEPDHYVVIGAQRDAWGPGAAQSAVGTGILLELVRTFSSMVSNGFRPRRSLLFISWDGGDFGSVGSMEWLEGYLSVLHLKAVVYVSLDNAVLGDDKFHAKTSPLLISLIENILKQVDSPNRSGQTLYEQVVVNNHSWDAEVIRPLPMDSSAYSFTAFAGVPAVEFSFTEDGQAYPFLHTKDDTYENLHKVLRGRLPAVAQAVAQLAGQLLIRLSHDHLLPLDFARYGDVVLRHIGCLNEFSGDLKARGLTLQWVYSARGDYIRAAEKLRKEIYSSEDSDERLMRMYNVRIMREEGEDQQSQNRSLMEKQRGEERQSQVEFYFLSQYVSPADSPFRHIFLGRGDHTLGALLDHVRLLRSGSSADPGAPSPRVAPGLGFQESRFRRQLALLTWTLQGAANALSGDVWNIDNNF, from the exons ATGGAGCGGCTTTGGAGTCTACTCCAGAGAACG CAAAGGTTGTCCCCACGACCCTCTCAGACCATCTACAAGCGTGTAGAAGGCACCCAGCAGTGGCGCCTTGAAGAGGAATTGGAAGACGGAGAGGAcggggctgagccaccagcccACTTCTGTCCCATGGAGCTGAGGGGCCCCGACCTGGGCTCTCGACCTAGGCGGCAAAACCTCGGATTCTGGGCAGCAGCAGGACGAAGGGCTGCCCCCTACCTAGTCCTGACCACCCTGCTGATCTTCACTGGAG CCTTCCTTCTGGGCTATGTGGCCTTCCGAGGGTCCTGCCAGGCATGTGGAGATGACGTATTGGTGGTCAGTGAAGACCTGAGCTATGAGCCAGTCCTGGACTCTCAGCAGGGCACGTTGTACTGGAGTGACCTCCAGGCCATGTTCCTGCAGCTCCTGAGGGAGGGGTCTCTGGAGGACACCATCAG GCTAACCAGCTTTCGGGAAAGGGTGTCCGGCTCTGCTGGAATGGCAGCCCTGGCCCAGGACATCCGCGCGGCGCTCTCGAGCCAGAAGCTGGACCACGTGTGGACAGACACGCACTACGTGGGGCTGCAGTTCCCGGACCC GGCTCGCCCCAACACACTTCGCTGGGCCGACACGGCCGGGAGGCCTGGGGAGCAGCTGCCGCTGGAGGACCCCGACGTCTACTGTCCCTACAGCGCCACGGGCAACGCCACG GGAGAGCTGGTGTACGCCCACTACGGGCGGCGGGAAGACCTGCAGGACCTGCGGGCCCGTGGCTTGGAGCCGGCGGGGCGCCTCCTTCTGGTGCGCTTAGGGGTGATCAGCTTTGCGCAGAAG GTGGCCAGTGCCCAGGACTTTGGGGCCAGAGGAGTGCTCATATACCCCGACCCTGCAGACTTCTCCCAAGACCCACACAAGCTCAGCCTGTCCAGCCACCGGGCTGTGTATGGACAT GTGCACATGGGAACTGGGGACCCCTACACACCTGGCTTCCCTTCTTTCAATCAAACCCAGTTCCCTCCTGTCCAGTCCTCGGGCCTGCCTGGCATCCCAGCCCAGCCCATTAGTGCAGACATCGCCTCCCTGCTGCTGAG GAAGCTCAAAGGTCCTGTGGCCCCTCAGGAATGGCAAGGACACCTCCCAGGCTCTTCTTACCAcctgggccctgggccaggcctgcACCTAGTGGTCAACAACCACAGGGTCTCCACCCCCATCAGCAACATCTTTGGCTGCATTGAGGGCCGCTCAGAGCCAG ATCACTATGTTGTCATCGGGGCCCAGAGGGATGCGtggggcccaggagcagcccagTCTGCTGTGGGAACTGGCATACTGCTGGAGCTGGTTCGGACCTTTTCCTCCATGGTGAGCAATG GCTTCCGGCCACGCAGAAGCCTTCTCTTCATCAGCTGGGATGGAGGTGACTTTGGGAGTGTGGGCTCCATGGAGTGGCTGGAG GGCTACCTCAGTGTACTGCACCTCAAAGCCGTAGTCTACGTGAGCCTGGACAATGCAGTGCTGG gGGATGACAAATTTCATGCCAAGACCAGCCCACTTCTGATCAGCCTCATTGAGAACATCCTGAAGCAG gtgGACTCTCCTAACCGCAGTGGGCAGACTCTCTATGAGCAGGTGGTGGTCAACAATCACAGCTGGGATGCTGAGGT GATCCGACCGCTGCCCATGGACAGCAGTGCCTATTCCTTCACGGCCTTTGCCGGGGTCCCTGCCGTAGAGTTCTCTTTCACGGAG GATGGCCAGGCGTACCCGTTCCTGCACACTAAGGACGACACATACGAGAACCTACACAAGGTGTTGCGGGGCCGCCTGCCCGCCGTGGCCCAGGCCGTGGCCCAGCTCGCTGGGCAGCTCCTCATCCGGCTCAGCCACGATCACCTACTGCCCCTGGACTTCGCTCGCTACGGGGACGTGGTCCTCAGGCACATCGGCTGCCTCAACGAGTTCTCTGGGGACCTCAAG GCCCGCGGGCTGACCCTCCAGTGGGTGTACTCGGCGCGGGGGGACTACATCCGGGCCGCCGAGAAGCTGCGGAAGGAGATATACAGTTCGGAGGACAGTGACGAAAGGCTGATGCGCATGTACAACGTGCGCATCATGCGG GAGGAGGGTGAGGACCAGCAGAGCCAGAACAGGAGCCTTATGGAGAAACAGAGGGGTGAAGAGCGTCAGAGTCAG GTGGAGTTCTACTTTCTGTCCCAGTACGTGTCGCCGGCCGACTCGCCGTTCCGCCACATCTTCCTGGGCCGCGGAGACCACACGCTGGGCGCCCTGCTGGACCACGTGCGGCTGCTGCGCTCGGGAAGCTCCGCTGACCCTGGGGCCCCCTCTCCCCGGGTGGCGCCCGGCCTGGGCTTCCAGGAAAGCCGCTTCCGGCGCCAGCTGGCCCTGCTCACCTGGACGCTGCAGGGGGCAGCAAATGCACTTAGCGGGGATGTCTGGAACATCGATAACAACTTCTGA
- the TFR2 gene encoding transferrin receptor protein 2 isoform X3 has product MERLWSLLQRTQRLSPRPSQTIYKRVEGTQQWRLEEELEDGEDGAEPPAHFCPMELRGPDLGSRPRRQNLGFWAAAGRRAAPYLVLTTLLIFTGAFLLGYVAFRGSCQACGDDVLVVSEDLSYEPVLDSQQGTLYWSDLQAMFLQLLREGSLEDTIRLTSFRERVSGSAGMAALAQDIRAALSSQKLDHVWTDTHYVGLQFPDPARPNTLRWADTAGRPGEQLPLEDPDVYCPYSATGNATGELVYAHYGRREDLQDLRARGLEPAGRLLLVRLGVISFAQKVASAQDFGARGVLIYPDPADFSQDPHKLSLSSHRAVYGHFPPVQSSGLPGIPAQPISADIASLLLRKLKGPVAPQEWQGHLPGSSYHLGPGPGLHLVVNNHRVSTPISNIFGCIEGRSEPDHYVVIGAQRDAWGPGAAQSAVGTGILLELVRTFSSMVSNGFRPRRSLLFISWDGGDFGSVGSMEWLEGYLSVLHLKAVVYVSLDNAVLGDDKFHAKTSPLLISLIENILKQVDSPNRSGQTLYEQVVVNNHSWDAEVIRPLPMDSSAYSFTAFAGVPAVEFSFTEDGQAYPFLHTKDDTYENLHKVLRGRLPAVAQAVAQLAGQLLIRLSHDHLLPLDFARYGDVVLRHIGCLNEFSGDLKARGLTLQWVYSARGDYIRAAEKLRKEIYSSEDSDERLMRMYNVRIMREEGEDQQSQNRSLMEKQRGEERQSQVEFYFLSQYVSPADSPFRHIFLGRGDHTLGALLDHVRLLRSGSSADPGAPSPRVAPGLGFQESRFRRQLALLTWTLQGAANALSGDVWNIDNNF; this is encoded by the exons ATGGAGCGGCTTTGGAGTCTACTCCAGAGAACG CAAAGGTTGTCCCCACGACCCTCTCAGACCATCTACAAGCGTGTAGAAGGCACCCAGCAGTGGCGCCTTGAAGAGGAATTGGAAGACGGAGAGGAcggggctgagccaccagcccACTTCTGTCCCATGGAGCTGAGGGGCCCCGACCTGGGCTCTCGACCTAGGCGGCAAAACCTCGGATTCTGGGCAGCAGCAGGACGAAGGGCTGCCCCCTACCTAGTCCTGACCACCCTGCTGATCTTCACTGGAG CCTTCCTTCTGGGCTATGTGGCCTTCCGAGGGTCCTGCCAGGCATGTGGAGATGACGTATTGGTGGTCAGTGAAGACCTGAGCTATGAGCCAGTCCTGGACTCTCAGCAGGGCACGTTGTACTGGAGTGACCTCCAGGCCATGTTCCTGCAGCTCCTGAGGGAGGGGTCTCTGGAGGACACCATCAG GCTAACCAGCTTTCGGGAAAGGGTGTCCGGCTCTGCTGGAATGGCAGCCCTGGCCCAGGACATCCGCGCGGCGCTCTCGAGCCAGAAGCTGGACCACGTGTGGACAGACACGCACTACGTGGGGCTGCAGTTCCCGGACCC GGCTCGCCCCAACACACTTCGCTGGGCCGACACGGCCGGGAGGCCTGGGGAGCAGCTGCCGCTGGAGGACCCCGACGTCTACTGTCCCTACAGCGCCACGGGCAACGCCACG GGAGAGCTGGTGTACGCCCACTACGGGCGGCGGGAAGACCTGCAGGACCTGCGGGCCCGTGGCTTGGAGCCGGCGGGGCGCCTCCTTCTGGTGCGCTTAGGGGTGATCAGCTTTGCGCAGAAG GTGGCCAGTGCCCAGGACTTTGGGGCCAGAGGAGTGCTCATATACCCCGACCCTGCAGACTTCTCCCAAGACCCACACAAGCTCAGCCTGTCCAGCCACCGGGCTGTGTATGGACAT TTCCCTCCTGTCCAGTCCTCGGGCCTGCCTGGCATCCCAGCCCAGCCCATTAGTGCAGACATCGCCTCCCTGCTGCTGAG GAAGCTCAAAGGTCCTGTGGCCCCTCAGGAATGGCAAGGACACCTCCCAGGCTCTTCTTACCAcctgggccctgggccaggcctgcACCTAGTGGTCAACAACCACAGGGTCTCCACCCCCATCAGCAACATCTTTGGCTGCATTGAGGGCCGCTCAGAGCCAG ATCACTATGTTGTCATCGGGGCCCAGAGGGATGCGtggggcccaggagcagcccagTCTGCTGTGGGAACTGGCATACTGCTGGAGCTGGTTCGGACCTTTTCCTCCATGGTGAGCAATG GCTTCCGGCCACGCAGAAGCCTTCTCTTCATCAGCTGGGATGGAGGTGACTTTGGGAGTGTGGGCTCCATGGAGTGGCTGGAG GGCTACCTCAGTGTACTGCACCTCAAAGCCGTAGTCTACGTGAGCCTGGACAATGCAGTGCTGG gGGATGACAAATTTCATGCCAAGACCAGCCCACTTCTGATCAGCCTCATTGAGAACATCCTGAAGCAG gtgGACTCTCCTAACCGCAGTGGGCAGACTCTCTATGAGCAGGTGGTGGTCAACAATCACAGCTGGGATGCTGAGGT GATCCGACCGCTGCCCATGGACAGCAGTGCCTATTCCTTCACGGCCTTTGCCGGGGTCCCTGCCGTAGAGTTCTCTTTCACGGAG GATGGCCAGGCGTACCCGTTCCTGCACACTAAGGACGACACATACGAGAACCTACACAAGGTGTTGCGGGGCCGCCTGCCCGCCGTGGCCCAGGCCGTGGCCCAGCTCGCTGGGCAGCTCCTCATCCGGCTCAGCCACGATCACCTACTGCCCCTGGACTTCGCTCGCTACGGGGACGTGGTCCTCAGGCACATCGGCTGCCTCAACGAGTTCTCTGGGGACCTCAAG GCCCGCGGGCTGACCCTCCAGTGGGTGTACTCGGCGCGGGGGGACTACATCCGGGCCGCCGAGAAGCTGCGGAAGGAGATATACAGTTCGGAGGACAGTGACGAAAGGCTGATGCGCATGTACAACGTGCGCATCATGCGG GAGGAGGGTGAGGACCAGCAGAGCCAGAACAGGAGCCTTATGGAGAAACAGAGGGGTGAAGAGCGTCAGAGTCAG GTGGAGTTCTACTTTCTGTCCCAGTACGTGTCGCCGGCCGACTCGCCGTTCCGCCACATCTTCCTGGGCCGCGGAGACCACACGCTGGGCGCCCTGCTGGACCACGTGCGGCTGCTGCGCTCGGGAAGCTCCGCTGACCCTGGGGCCCCCTCTCCCCGGGTGGCGCCCGGCCTGGGCTTCCAGGAAAGCCGCTTCCGGCGCCAGCTGGCCCTGCTCACCTGGACGCTGCAGGGGGCAGCAAATGCACTTAGCGGGGATGTCTGGAACATCGATAACAACTTCTGA